One genomic region from Osmerus eperlanus chromosome 6, fOsmEpe2.1, whole genome shotgun sequence encodes:
- the sgms1a gene encoding phosphatidylcholine:ceramide cholinephosphotransferase 1, which produces MKRVGQWSAEEVSRWLNEEGMQEYNDALHRADGPALLRLSEADFQTPPLSLVSSDNGRRLLERLETLCVETHMEAHQNGHANGHAGLPNGTGKPQRNGSSSASGQNGYRKDMVHIPIPMGDSEYLVAFPSEWGKTGVAFLYAVVCFVTTTVVISVVHERVPAKEHTPPLPDKFFDLFDRVEWAFSICEINGMLLVGLWLLQWTLLKYRSIIGRRFFFIVGTLYLYRCVTMYITTLPVPGMHFKCSPKLFGDWEAQIRRIMKMIAGGGLSITGSHTMCGDYLYSGHTVMLTLTYLFIKEYSPKRLWWYHWLCWSLSAVGIFCILLAHDHYTVDVVVAYFITTRLFWWYHTLANQQSLKETSQSNPFSRVWWYRLFQYFEENVKGIVPRNYQLPVSWRAPLWSRGVKYSRLDTQ; this is translated from the exons ATGAAGAGGGTGGGCCAGTGGTCGGCGGAGGAAGTCTCCCGTTGGCTGAACGAGGAGGGGATGCAAGAGTACAACGACGCCCTCCACCGCGCGGACGGCCCCGCCCTCCTGCGCCTCTCCGAGGCCGACTTCCAGACTCCGCCCCTCTCGCTCGTCTCCTCCGACAACGGACGCCGGCTCCTGGAGCGCCTGGAGACGCTGTGCGTCGAGACCCACATGGAGGCCCACCAGAACGGGCACGCCAACGGGCACGCGGGGCTGCCAAACGGCACCGGCAAGCCCCAGAGGAACGGCTCGTCGTCGGCGTCGGGGCAGAACGGCTACCGGAAGGACATGGTCCACATCCCCATCCCCATGGGCGACTCGGAATACTTGGTGGCCTTCCCCTCCGAGTGGGGGAAGACGGGCGTGGCCTTCCTGTACGCCGTGGTGTGCTTCGTCACCACCACCGTGGTCATCTCCGTGGTCCACGAGAGGGTGCCGGCGAAAGAGCACACGCCGCCACTCCCGGACAAGTTCTTTGACCTGTTTGACCGGGTGGAGTGGGCCTTCTCTATCTGCGAGATCAACGGCATGCTGCTGGTGGGGCTCTGGCTGCTGCAGTGGACCCTGCTCAAGTACAG GTCGATCATCGGACGTCGATTCTTCTTCATCGTGGGGACCCTTTACCTGTACAGGTGTGTCACCATGTACATCACCACCCTGCCCGTTCCAGGGATGCACTTCAAGTGTTCTCCAAAG CTCTTTGGAGACTGGGAGGCTCAGATTCGGAGGATCATGAAGATGATTGCAGGCGGGGGCCTGTCCATCACCGGCTCTCACACCATGTGCGGAGACTACCTGTACAGTGGACACACCGTCATGCTAACGCTAACTTACCTCTTCATCAAAGAGT ATTCCCCTAAAAGGCTTTGGTGGTACCATTGGTTGTGCTGGAGCCTGAGTGCCGTGGGTATTTTCTGTATCTTGCTGGCCCATGACCACTATACTGTGGATGTGGTGGTGGCCTACTTCATTACCACTCGCCTCTTCTGGTGGTATCACACCCTGGCCAACCAGCAG TCTCTGAAGGAGACCTCACAGAGCAACCCCTTCTCCAGGGTCTGGTGGTACCGCCTCTTCCAGTACTTTGAGGAAAACGTCAAGGGCATCGTCCCTCGGAACTATCAGTTGCCGGTGTCGTGGCGAGCGCCGCTGTGGAGCAGGGGGGTGAAGTACAGTAGACTTGACACTCAGTGA